The Rhododendron vialii isolate Sample 1 chromosome 3a, ASM3025357v1 nucleotide sequence aacgggttgaatcatctttgtgagacccgaagtgggccccacaaattgatatgtacataatattTGTATATTTCATATGacccctagcatttttgtttagcAAAAGAACCAAACATGTCAGTTGACGACTTTTCACTTCACTTGTTGTTTTGCTTGTTTATTTATGGAGTACTATTGCGAACAACCAAACATGTCCTGGAGGCCGACCATGATCTGCTTCCCTCCCGGTATGCAAAACCTGTCAGGAGAGTAAATTGACATGTCTTCGAGGAAACTCTACGGATTCCATCATAAATTGCCATTATGAGAGACTGAGAGGCGAACTCGTACAAAAcatataaaatttcaaaaataaacaaaagaaaagtacaaaagagtttgaagaaggacaaaatagttttttctcactttttattttgttattctaTTAGAACATGTATTACAGAGTAGCAAAAATGGAATATTAGCTATTATAGCTACCTAAAATCGGAAAAACCCATCTGTAGTGCAGCAGTTAGGTAAAAAGcttaggtaaaatacatttcgcTACAATACTTTGGCAAGTAttttaagtgcttcaattttcaatccgtttgaatcgatgtgaagattttatttttctgatcatattattctaaagagtcataattaatattttatatttgtctcttggactctcataatcaagtatctgatCTATAGGGTaccaaataaagagcagatgcttgattatgagagttttaaaaacaaattaattatgacattcaggataaaatgataaaaaaaattaaggttttcgcatcggttcaaacggatggTGGGTTGGACTAAATTCATTTGAACTAAAAatttacattttatttatttatttatttttagtttgttGGAACTAGGAACTGCACTTGGGCTACAGCCCAACCTAGCCTTGTGCTAGTTCCACCCTTGGAAACCACACACAGATTTGAAACAAATTATGGAATGAGAAATTCCAAGTATTTATGCATTAAACCAAACACTTTGGGCCGAGGATGCCAGTACATGTACTGCCTTCAAAAGgctcttcattttgttttgtaggaaGGACTTTTACTTGATGAGGATGCCAGTACTTAATACTTATTTGCTTCATGATCTGAATTTGTTTAGATGccaaaaaatggttattttatttatttttcggtTTTCTGATTTACTGTACAGGGAACCCAATTTTCTGATCGAAAGTCCTTTGGATCATTGATCGGTAAACTGGGTTCTGCGCACACTTAACCGAAACTTAGAAAAACTCAATTTATGTGTTCAGATCATATATACTTACAGATGCctaattaaaataagttttCGTGACGGTGAGCTCTTGACAAGATCTAAAATattaacggttcggattatGAAACTGAAAATAACTTCTCTACGAGTTACGGAAGCCCAATCGCGCGCGTCCAAAGTGTTACTGGACAGTCCggattgaaaaccaattttgacAAGTAAAAATTACTTGTTAtcggtcaaaattaaaaaacaatctcaaccattaattacGCGAATGAACATGAGAAATTATGCGGAACCGTGAAGAAATTATTGACGGCTCCACCATcttgaataagtttctctctgtGAATATTATAATCCGAGTGATAGGGAAGCCAATTGGAAACAAGGAAACGTTGGAAGCTTGGCGTTAAGATTGGGGGAcccactttttcaaaaatcccaGCCTGGGCGCTATGTATATATcgacaaaacaaacaaacgggTCTATCATCGCTGTTTATTTTCACGCTCTTCGAAAAAACGCAAATTCCGCCGATAAATCTCATTCTCTCATTCCTTCTTCCCTTCCCATTTTAGGGTTTCACCATCAACAAATCCCCCTGGACTCCAAGCTACAGAGCGCGAGCGACCGAGCAAAGGCGTCGTCAATGGAGTCCTCCGATTCCTTCGTCTGAAACTTCGGtttcttgaagaaaaaaaaaaaaaacccgacgATGCACGACGGAGATATGGACGAAGAGATGGAGGACTTCGTTGGGGGTTATTTCGAGGTGTCGGAAGTGGATTTCGATTACGAGTTCGACGCCTCTCGCTTCTTCGATTTCACACGGCCGGAATCTTCCCTCGAGGCTGAGCACGCCGAGCGCTGGTTTGAATCGGCCCCGAGTTATCCGCCTTCTCGTAAGCGTTCACAAATAAATTGATGTTAATGATTTTGTGTCTATTTATTGATTGGTCGTAATTTTCAGCTTATGCGTGATTGCTCATTGAGGTTCTTATGTGAAACCTGGAAGTTACTGACGGGGAACTAGGGCCAATGAGAGAGATTATTAGGAAACAGGATAATCAGGTTAATGATTTACCATTAACCAttgaaagaaatgaaatttataATATTTATTTGACAGGTGAAATGAGAATTTATATGGCACTGTTTTGTTGTAGTTAAGTATGTGCTGTGAAACCTAGAAGGGAGTGAGGACTTGTAGCCCGTGTAACACCTGAAACCTAGAAATGACCAATAACCCTTATAACACCTGAAATTTATTTGACAAGTGAGCGAAAACTTGTATGGCACTGTTTCATTGTGCTTAAGTATGTGCTTTGAACTACTTTGCTATTATGTTGGACATTCCTTCACTGTGAGGATGTTTTCCATTAGAAACAAATCGTGCTTCCTCACTGTAAGCTTTGCGCTCTACCGCCTTTATATTTATTCCTTACTAGAAATTGTGCACACGCAATGCCTGTACTACGAAGTATGATAAACCAAGAATTGAAGAGTTTGAGAAAAAAGTTAGGCAAGAAAGACGAACCTTTTGAGTTTGGTTGTCAACTGTCATAATCTATGACAACAGACTGGTGCTCCTAAAGCAATGAAAAAGTGAATCTAGATTTGCAAAGCACAATACATAAGTTTTGTCGAGAATGTAAATATTAGAGTGAACAAGATGGAAAGGTTAACCAACAGGCTTGTATAAAATTATGCAGAAGGGAACCCAAGTGTTCTAAATGGATTAAACATGGAGCATTACTAAGGGAgattgttttcttgtttgtcCCTAACGGTTAGTTTAGGCAAGCTAAACGCTGCTAAAGCATATGTGGGATTTGGTTATCTTATCGTCAACTTTTGAATTGGAGAGTGTAAGCGAGCTTCATTTTAGTATTCACCAAATGTGGTCTTCTTCATTATATGATCGGCAGAGATGTTTCCTGTTCTAAACTTCTAAGAATGATTGAAACGGAAGTGTTACAGATTTTAATTTGGAATTCCTTGATAATTACGTTTCAAATATCTTCCTCACTCTTTTCCCCTCCTATTTTGATCATACAGCATTTGTAATAAAGTTGAAACGGAGAGAAGTCATCTCTGTAGAAAATGGATACACCTCTCTCAAATCAAGTGATGGTGAAAGCATGATTTCTAGTAGCAACAACATGGATTGTGACATGGATCCTGAAGAGTTTGTAcaagatgaaaataaaaaaggtacTTTTCCTTTTCTGTGTTGCCATAGAAAGTAGTTATTATTATTCCATAAGTTCAGTTTCATTGGATTTGCATTACATTGAGATTTTTCATTCATTGAACCGGATGTGATGCTCTGGAAAAAACAATTTATCATCTGGAATGCGTTGAATTGCTATAGCTGTTCTCCATTTCAGTGCGTTTGACTTTGTCTTGGTGTACAATAGGAAGGTATAAATTCTCACAGTGATGTCTAGGGTACGTCACCGAAAACAGTCGAATTAATGCTGTTTGCAGCTGTAGTAGCCttatgtccttttttttttttttttttttaaataaaattattcctCTTGGTTTTTATCCGAATATTTTGTACAGTTCAGAAATAAATCATCGCTGATTATTAGAAGCTCCTGGCTGACTCGCATAGTTTGTAGTTGAATGTTATGTCGTAATGTGTGAGCAAGCAAATTCCAAGGCATCATTCAACAGGCAAATTTCTAAAAACATCTAATGAATTGCTTTTAACTTGAGTCAAtccctattttttaatttttatttttcatgatCAGCATAAGCCAATGCTTGTTGAGGATATAAATTTCTTTCAAGTTTCCTTTAATGGCCCCTCTGTCCATTTCGGGCCCAAAAGGCCAAACCTTTCAAATTTGTGGCTTTATGTTCTTTAAAATATACCTTGTTTCAGTAGACGTGATTGTTCTACTGTAGATTATTTTTGGTACTTGCAGCAGCACATATTTTGTGCATAAATATGTATATAGTTAAGCTAAGCCTCCTCTTTCCCTTCCGCTTCTTCAGGTTTAAtagttttgttattattttgtacttCTTCAGGGCCACAATATCATTACCAAATGGCTCAGGATATtctgaaaacgaaaacaaagtCTGCGGGACAATCATCCAAACCAAGGAGTTCAACTCTAATGACACCCACAGCAAGTCATTTGGCCAAGCTAAACAGAGAAAAAGAAGTCCATTCCAACCGATTCTTGGGAAGGTCATAGTTATTCTTTGGATGTATGATTGAATAGTAAAAACTGGTTTCCTGTATctgattttttcaaaacattcCTTCATCCTTGACTCGCAGGTCTCAGAAGCCATTAACTAAAATAGATGAGAGAAGTTCAAAGAACTCTCTTGCAGCTGACAGTAATGCAACGAAAAGGCAAAAACTAGAGAGTGGTTATTTGCGTAAGGTGCAGCGGAAGtgctcatttatttttgttgtgttttatGTCTTCACATGTGTATTGGTGGGCTCGAGTTTTGATGTATGCATTAGTTCTGTTATATTGCAAGCAGTAGACCTTCTTCACTTTGGATTGAACTTCAAATCTGAatctgttttgcatgtttttaGGGAGGGTTTCACTTATAACGAACTTCGGTTTTTTAGTAAAAGAACCTGAGTTAGGTTAATTTAGAGTGGGAATTTGCTCAATGTCCAACAGAAAAATCCAGTGATGGTGAGACTTTTCCTTGTCAATTTTGTTGGTCACAAAGACCTTGTTTTCTACTTCATCCTTTCCTGGCCTAGGGATTCATGCTTTCACTAAAATTTTTCTTCATAACTTTTGCCTTGAATTAATTGATGGGTGTATTTTTACATACCTGGTGGTGCTCTTTATATTCTTATCCAAAGAAGCATGCTGAATCTTGTGTCTTCTATAATTGTTCTTACAATCTACTGAGATGATGCTATGCTAAAAACAGGTTGCTCATCTGAATCACCAAAGCCTGTTGTCACACAAGTTACCTAAGGTAAGTTATCTACTTCATAAGTAAGCTGTTGTCAGTTAGACTAATATTCTTCACCAATTTAAGATTGTACTGATTTCTCATTATCgttcctttttttcttcctgtCTTTGCCCTCCCCCACCTCTTCCTTCTTCTCCtgttttcaaattgaaaaaaaaaatatccaaaaacagGTTCGACAAGTAGATGCTAGCACCTTGAATACCAGGTTAAAAGTTACTGTACCAAGAGAGCCTGCTCTGGAAACAGCCCATAGAGCCCAAAGACATAGGTTATACTTCTCGTCAGACAATGTTGTTATCTTCTATCATATATCTCAGGATGTGCAGCATTGAATGATTAGCTTCATAGAACATGTTGCATGTCTAATTTCAGGTTCAGGAACAATTCAGAGTCAGGTGAACATGAAAAATCAAAGGCCCCTCCCTTTAAAGCACGACCATTGAACAGCAAAGTTGGTAGTTTTAATAAATTAGGAGTCTTCTTGAATCTTATGAAACTATACTTTTGGAATGAATTTGTCAGTTGATATTTTATGCTTGCTATGTGATTTTGTTTGACAGATTCTCAAAGCACCTTCATTGCCCcctcaaaaaaagaagagcagACGACAATCCTCATTTTTTCAAGTAAATTACGAAAACTTGTTTTTTATTCCCGTAGACATTACGAGAAGCTTTTCTTTGGAGATCTCATAAAGTTTACAAGGGTTAGTAATTCATTTGCACAATTCTGTGACTTAATTATTTCCCCTTTCTCATTGCTTTCTAGGTGTTCCATTTGAAGACATCAGAGAGGGCTATGCAACACTCATCTGCTCATGTAGGTTAACAAACACAGTCACTGTCCTCCTTAGTCCTCTGTCCTTGGGGTCCTTTTATAAttgtaaattattttgaaagctgttttgtttagtttatgcTTAGTTTGTTCCTTGTAGTGTCGTTGGCACTTGTGTATATTCACCAGTCAAAAACTTTTAACTTGTTAACCGCAGGCATTGAACGTGCAGAATTCTGAATCCACCGAGAATGAAAGGTAACAGATTAACAGTATTACTGCCTTAGATGGATGGAATTCGACTATTAGTCACGATGGAAAAACAAAGAATGAAATTTTGTTTGGAGGTGCACATTGGATCGCCCCAGTCTTTCCCAAACAGGCCTCTCATCTTAAATTTCTTGCTTAATTCATAGTGTTCAGATGATATGGATGCTTATTTCAGTTTCATAAACTTCTGTTTCTCAGGCTAAACGGTGAAGATGCAAGGAAGCACGATAAGTTTGGAACAATAAAAAGAGTCAAAGCTAGGCCGCTTAATAAGAAGGTGAGGTGAACTATTGACGTGCGAGtctcattattttatttatatctGGTTATAGCCATGACAACAGATGTTTTTGATGCACAGATTGTCTTAAGTAAAAGCAAGGTTGTCACCTACCAGAATGTCAAAGAAGAAGCCACTGCGGTAATATGATGCTTCCACATaagtttcttgttcttgtttttacaaaaatatcatATTTGCAATCTGTTTCTATAGAGATCATAACTTTACCCTGTACTTCCCTCAGGAACTCCAGCTTTCAAATGATAATAGATTGTCTGACAACCCACCAATTGAATTATTTAACAAGGTAGGATATTAACCTAGTTTTCTATtccttttccttcatttttgcTCTGAGTTTCATTCTGGCTACGTAAACATTGGACCAAATATCTTGGAGTGTTCGATTCTTCTCCATTGtcatctctctttcttctcttgtAATCAATGTCAGTTGTCCCTGAAATCCAATGTGGAGCATAATGTGAGATCTCAGACCAAACCACCTCTGCGCCCTAAGGTTTGTTTACTAGAAGTATTATGAAATAAACTATATTTATTCTGAACATGTTATCTTTCTAGTAGCACAAGTGATTTCATTGTTTGGTTATAGGGACCCAAGGAGAATGTGCCAGTTTCATTGAAACAAGAAGTCCGGGTACCGATTATCACAGCATGAACCTTTTATATGCTTTATTTTGAAACCCAATAATGAGTTTTGAGTTCAAAACCTATCAATCCAGGGGTATGGGAGGAAGCAGAGTCAGTGTAACGACGAGTGGAGAATCCCTGATAATGAACCCCGGATGAACATCAACAGGTAGCACCATGTGCGATTAATCATTTGAGTTTCAGAGAGCTTGTTCTATGATCTTCATTGATTGAAGACTTTTTATGTAATGTTTGACATGAGATCGTAATGCAACAGGAGCATGGACATCCGCTGAGAGCAAGATGAAAATCCTTAAGGGCTGTGCATCTTTAGAGGCTCAATGAgaggattttgaattttcaaatttatgttCGCAGAAGTCAGATCCTCCTTCAATAATCAAGCCTGCACTTCGGATCAAAAGTTTTGTTTGGTCTTAGTTAGGCCTACATGTAGCAGAACTAAGTGTACAAATTAATCCTGAGGTATATATAAAGAGTTTGTTTGTCTTGCTTAGGACTCATGTTTTTCGGCCAACTTTACAAATTATACGGTGGCCTCTCGCGGGTTTTTTCTTTGGGTACTTGGAAATACAAACGTTCAAACACAACAAGCAACAGCAAGACCTAAACTGAAGTCCATAAAACAACAGCAATAAGCTAAACCCTccgttcaaaaagaaaaaaaagctaaACCCAAGATGTCCAACCCCAAGAGCATCCTCAAGAACGAATGAAATGCCTCGCGCATGGTGGGGTGTCTTTATTGACCACCAGGTCTTTCGGTTGCTCAGCTCCAAGTCTTGCAAGATGATCAGCACTTTGATTCGGTTGGCAACACATATGAATATGGCTAATGGAAGCTCTGGGCCCGCTTAAGAGGGCCTTGGACACTACCACTAGTTACTTGTGCGGGTGCTTGGGTGGTGCTTTATCAGTTGCCCGCAGTTTGGGAATCAGATTCGGGCCCTGTTTGATAAGTGGTTTGGATGGTGGGGTTGGAGTTGTTCAATGGGATTACCTAAAATGGATTTGCCATCCTGTGGGTTGATTGTAGAAAGACTCCAATGGCCATGTTTTTTTTCCAACTACGGATAGAAATTTCCCCTGGCTGTATAAAAAGGAAATGACTCGAGTTTAGCGCCATAGAAAAATCGATGCtaatgtttttttattctttttgagTTTTGGACCAGCCCCTTACCATGGTTACTGGCAGAAATGCAGTAGAAtattgaattttaaaattttggtttacatgtttgTTCTAGAAATTGGGTTAATTGTCCATGATGGAGATGAATGGTGATATTCCTTGTAATGGTAAAGTTAGAGATGGACTTCCTAGGGTCCTTGAATTATTTTCCCCTCATTTAGGGCTAGGTAGGGATAAAGTTAAAAACCAGTGTAATAGTCTTTATAATCCTCCTCCGcgccaaacaaacaaactagcCCACAGTCTAATTctatgcaaaacaaacatggagGAAAGATATCCCACTTTATTCCTAATCCGAAGCCCAATCAAACATGCCCTCAATTCTCACGCAATGCATTCCATTTTCCAGCATGATGGTTAATCCCCAAGGCTCCGTTTCTAGGCTTGAGTATAGCAGTAGCCCAGCAACCATTTCCCTCTTTGTTCTGGAAAAGCCTTCCAAACCCATTTCCCTCATGCCAGCAACCGTCGGTTTTCAGCTTTGTCGCACCTGCATTTAAAGGAGAAGTGAGGGCGTCTTGAATTTCATTGTAGAATAGGCAATGATGTTCTTACGGCGAATATGAGCAATGGACTTCACAATTTcgaagcttctttttttttcctccctgtTAAGATCTTTCCAAATTTTCCATAGAATGATGGCAGAAGTGGTGCTCCCTAAGACATCATTATCTCTCTTGTAGttaggattttggatttgagaTTGGACACAATCCAATCTCCGATGGGGCAATCCCTATTCTCCCTTGGCATTATAGCACCCTCTGATTAAGTGATCCATGTCTTCCAAGCTCGCGCTGCATTTGGGGAAGTTACCGACAAGCATCAGACCTCATTACCTCTGTGCGTTATAAGCTTATTTGTTGCAAGTCTATCACGCAACACAAGCCGAAGAAAACTTTTACATTCTAGGGGAACTTTCAGCTTCAAAAGCCAAATCCAGGCCATGGCGTTGGATTCCTGATGGTTTATAAGTTCACAAGCAGCAGAATAGATCAAGTTTCCAAGTTGGGATCCAACCAGGCAACCAACGAAAACAATCAGGAAGGTCGATTATCTAGGAATATTAGTTCTCAGAATGTTGTCTATGCCCCTTCTATTCACGATgttaagagagagaagagagagcgCAATTACCCTGCTCGTCAATGATTTTCACTAACCTTCATGCCATTTACCGCGTGTGGTCCAGGATTGGTGATGGCAAGAGGGCCATTCCCGCCGcagaagaaaaaccaaaaaaggggGCCTTACCCACCCCTTCAATCATTCCAAAGTAATATAGATTACCAACAGACAATTCCATTCCAAAGCGACAACTTTCCATCCCAGTTCGAAAATATTTGATTCCTGTTAATGAGAAGAATACTGTGGTGCCGATCCAAAGGAAATTTCTGTTAAGCCTATCAATCTTATCAATAACAGTGGGTCTGCAGTGCCGTCGAATGCGTAGTACGGCATATGCATTCGCTGTTTGTCACATGCATATACGGCAGGAGGGGTTTTAGAAAATGAATTGACGGCCGGCATAGTAAATCATAGCAGCAAGGGAGGAAATAGTCAACACATAGCTGGATAATAAGCACTACGAGGTGTATCAACAAAGTGAACGTCTTGTACCAAGTTTACAAAAAAGATGAGCATCTCGATATTTCTCCTTTAGAATACTGCAACAGAGTTGATTAAAGTAAAtattaagtacttaaaatacaGATTTAACTTTCTTTCCAACTTAGAATCTAAGCTTCATCTAAAGTATCTCAAAACTTGCTTGTCGAATCCACTTCTACTTTTTTTCCAATTGCAAAAGAAACCCCCGGCTGGACCATAAATTCGGATTTGATGTCCATTTAATCACCCATTTCCCTTTGCTTCTATGGACTCAAAATGCAGTAAATTTAACTATCAAAGAGTGTTTTTTGAAATAACTTCCCGAAATCTAACCAACCACTGGGCATCAGAGGAATTGTTGTCGGTCTGGACTTGGAGCTGCTGCGTATTCATTTGGGCTTGTCTCTTATCAACCACAAACTGCGCGTAGTTAACAGTTTTCGGAGGGGCCCCACATGGCTTTGCTAGAGGAGCAGGAAGCAAGGAGACCAAGACCCTAGCAACTTCATGCATCGTTGGTCGCTCAGACGGTTGGCGCTTCGTACACAGTAAAGCAAGTTGGAAGGTTTTCCGGACATGGGATAAGTCCATGCATGTAACAGAGACCTCGGGATCAACTGCCTCCATCACTGTGTTATCATCTGCCTTGGCCATAATCTGGAAAATGAACATAAAAGAAGGCGCAAGAATTAGAAATTGAACAAACCTAATTAGTTAGCTAACAAAATGCACAAGATTAAGGAACCTTTATGTAGAGTATCATTAAAATCCACAACTGACAATAGCCCCAAGAGCTTAGCTTCCTCGCTCAGAAGACCTATAGCTACTAACCCTTACAATTTGAATTGCTAACTCTAGGATTACCAAATAAAATCTTCAGCAAACAATCCATAGTATCATGGACTCCGCGGTGTAAATATATCCAATCAAGGCAGAGAAGACATTTGGGTCTGCTTATTTAACTTATATATAGCGGGACATCTGGGGAGAACAAATTTCATATTGGTGATCCCTTCATGTCTTTTACTGTCTCCTAGTGCCACATTGCTAATGGTAAAAGGCTCCACGTATACGTTCAGAGATAGAAACCTAACCAAGGTATTGTTGCAGCAAGACTCCACATTTGATATTGTCTCTCCCTTCCTACTCCTAGGGAATGGAAGAAACTAACTCAAGACTGAGTGATATGAACACAACTCAATACTTTTTTCAATCTATCTATTACTAACACATTGCCAACCACTGGATATGATACGTTAATCATATCCTCCTCATATCTCATGCTACATACTACCTCAGTTAAACAAAGATATTTTGGGCCTTCAGTTATATTACCACATAATCTTATCCGTTCTCCTAAGAATTACCTAGTACATAATCTTATTAAGAGAAGCGAGCTTGAATGGATTATACTTTAATTGGCTAACAAGTGGGTCTCTGTCATTTGTATAAGAGAAAGTGTAGAGATGTCAAGAAGCATACCAGCTGATGCAAGTTAGAATCATTGTCAACAGCCTTTTTGCCAGTCAGTAGCTCCAAGAGGACGACACCGAAGCTATAAACATCTGATTTCTCGTTCAGCCGAGAGGTCCGGGCGTACTCAGGATCAATGTAACCAATGGTACCCATAACATAAGTTGAGGCATGAGTTTTTGCAGTTGGAATAGATTTCGCAATCCCAAAATCAGAGAGATGAGCCTCAAAGTTCTCATCTAGCAGGATATTTGAGGACTTAACATCACGGTGAATGATTCTAGGGTTGCAATCATGGTGAAGGTAAGCAAGCCCCTGGGCAGCTCCAACTGCAATCTTTAAACGCGTGTCCCAATCAAGTTTTACCTTGGCTGGCCCTGTCAAACAAACGATCCAAATACAACTCATAGGTTATCAATTTTGGGCATCATTAGATTCATGATGAAAATACAACCTAAAATGTATAGCTATTGATATCAGATATCAAACAAGTATATAGAAAACATGAGGAAGAAAATTTTTTGGGAAATATGCTACCAATTACCAGTGTCTAGGTTAAGAACAAAGTTTAAAAGCAGGACTTGTGTGGTGGTAATGTGGTGATATAATATTATTTACTATATCCCTCagggaaaataaaaaactaaggGGAGCTTACTTACCATGAAGGAGATCCCAGAGAGAGCCATTCTCCATGTAGTCATAGAAGAGGAGGTTCCCAAAAGGCGACAAAGCATAGCCATGCAAGCTGACAATGTTTCTGTGCCTGATGCTGCCAATTGTCTCTAGTTCAGTCTCAAACTCTCTCATGTTGTGGGTATGTTGAGAGTATAATCGCTTAACTGCTACTGGTCGGGAATTCTTCAATACACACTTGTACACCGTGCTGGAAGCGCCATATCCTATGATGTATTTCTCGCTTAAATTCTCTGTGATTCTCATGATATCATCATAGGTATGAATAGCCATATCCATGTGGAGAATAACTAGCTTCGGAGGACCTGACCAGAAAAAAATCCCAAATTGTATTATAGGCGTTGACCatttaaaaagaagaaactcGGAAGTATGCATACCTTGCATGCTCTTCTGGCACTCCTGAGAGAATGGATCAGGTTGTTTCGATTTGTACACAGCCACTATTACCATGGCTATCAGTGTGACAAAGCCCAGAGTTATACAAACTACTGCAGTCTTGGAGACTAGTGCTGCAATAAAAAGCAGAAGGAGCCAATAGTTAAAATCAACCAGCCATATTCATCCCCAAGACCTGACTCAAAGGGAGGGAGAAGTGGAGAGAAAAGATCAAATACTCCCAATCAAACCTTCAAAATTAACCTCATACCTTTCGATGTCGATGCACAAGGATCACATATTGATCCCAACCAGTCCCCACATAGTAACGGATTTCCCATGAAgctaaatttaaaataaataaataaaaacacaaatagTTATCTAAAAAAGATGATCATACAAAAACAAAGGAGTTAGGGAAAGTGACGGAGAATTCATAATTAAGTTCCCCTACCTAGAAGGTGAAAACCGTGAAAAGTTTCCAATAGGAGGAACAGTCCCAGATAAGTTGTTGTAGGAAACATTCCTAACACATCCAAGTATCAGTAAGTCCATATGCCATTTACAAAATAGATAGGATAAGGAGGGACGGTGGGAACTCACAGAGTGGAAAGACTGAAACAATTAGCTAGCTGATCCGGAATTTCTCCACGGAGATTGTTATTGTTCAATATACTGAAAAAATTTaaaggaaggaaaaacaaaGGTACAAGTCAAAAACGGATTCTAATAACAAGAAAGTTGTTGCAAAATAACCAAGGCAAAACACTTGATAACCAACTTACAGAGAGACAATGTTCTGCAATTGACCCAACTCATGAGGGATGTGACCAGACAGTGTGTTTGATGACAAATCACTACAATTGTGCACATAAATATAATCAGGAATGAAAATATATGCAaagattcaaaaaataataataataataatttgaaagGGTTGAACTGGTAGAGGATTTCGGGCAGAAACTCACATAATTTGTATGCTTCTGAGATTACCAAACTCCGCAGGTAGTTGCCCATCAAGATGATTATGACTTAAGTTCCTTCGACATACAATATGTTTAAAAGTTAGGTAGATAACCCTAAACTCAGCCATCTCA carries:
- the LOC131319206 gene encoding protein TPX2-like; this translates as MHDGDMDEEMEDFVGGYFEVSEVDFDYEFDASRFFDFTRPESSLEAEHAERWFESAPSYPPSPFVIKLKRREVISVENGYTSLKSSDGESMISSSNNMDCDMDPEEFVQDENKKGPQYHYQMAQDILKTKTKSAGQSSKPRSSTLMTPTASHLAKLNREKEVHSNRFLGRSQKPLTKIDERSSKNSLAADSNATKRQKLESGYLRKVAHLNHQSLLSHKLPKVRQVDASTLNTRLKVTVPREPALETAHRAQRHRFRNNSESGEHEKSKAPPFKARPLNSKILKAPSLPPQKKKSRRQSSFFQVFHLKTSERAMQHSSAHALNVQNSESTENERLNGEDARKHDKFGTIKRVKARPLNKKIVLSKSKVVTYQNVKEEATAELQLSNDNRLSDNPPIELFNKLSLKSNVEHNVRSQTKPPLRPKGPKENVPVSLKQEVRGYGRKQSQCNDEWRIPDNEPRMNINRSMDIR